The following proteins come from a genomic window of Triticum aestivum cultivar Chinese Spring chromosome 6A, IWGSC CS RefSeq v2.1, whole genome shotgun sequence:
- the LOC123129300 gene encoding uncharacterized protein has product MQVIKADTIDVAVERILVELWKHTTSSRENAIYFDGWDGLGASSVLQAVAKRLEVSNELSKRPAGLEFEKIIHIDCSKWKSRRAMQREIAEQLNLPNWVMEIFDKQDEEDGFNGLDEGSRTEIAQVVREIYQRTQNQRFLVILHNGSSEEIDIFDFGLSLDRYSSSKMLWTFQGRFRLDPKMIDSVKKSTTTGVLLSASGDRQDPRELWSYLVSHEAAQVSSNKYGHVIIDPAIAAQCVLYMLKQSWIGSRIIDYDRAIHTSNYWICAGIIALTDIDRAWRVGAVLQHEMPFLNIDTRLKNDESAGMASYHLAKSAEHMPYWISTTTSTSRFVVSPSGVIPENMFSHSHMLGVLKLSRCAFSFSSPPFLCCHSLRFLWLEHCRDLVTGRSTTDHHHTEANKELGNRTTTSWECFQSLWVLDLRYTGWDQIWSTRVMDLMTQLRELNVMGAENWDMSHLRGWLRNIRKFRVTKSTCFFSDNMLSEMENMELLDFSGNIIRQGMASNSTFKTGYKELKNLYMKRISRGLEELDLSGTSVKTLDLRGVEAKSLPKRIILLGCEKLGTIGRHHLQFHMLIDPSNSIKKKPTVGGSYAQGMNGNKLVQAQPKTSTIVSSEYVLKTGPVEVMIIWECPKIVTKWNRPTCIIKVIMHRQGNKLLENALSASTSALSLPDIIYQTATSLHVYDNSSITSISAPPQGPGWYDLGWCPVERCPKLRTVFAVPQRGAVNRFGYPHTFWASQLLSARHIYSMPIEGYCEYVDFLHLDYCPRLVHVLSVSIRPGGLMTHLITLEILWCGDLREVFPLSLELQEQDNILECPMLRRIHLHELPMLHYICGRRIFAPKLKIIKIRGCWSLERLPAIGRNTKPPMVDCEKEWWDNLEWDGLEKYHHPSLYKPSHSVYYKPQLPRGTILK; this is encoded by the exons ATGCAGGTTATCAAGGCGGACACCATTGATGTGGCCGTCGAAAGGATTCTCGTTGAACTTTGGAAACACACTACAAGCAGCAGAGAGAATGCCATCTATTTTGATGGCTGGGATGGTCTTGGGGCATCTTCCGTCCTGCAAGCCGTAGCCAAACGCCTTGAAGTATCAAATGAGCTGTCAAAGAGGCCTGCAGGGCTAGAGTTTGAGAAAATCATCCACATTGACTGCTCAAAGTGGAAGAGCAGAAGAGCAATGCAGAGGGAAATAGCAGAGCAGCTGAACCTTCCCAACTGGGTGATGGAGATATTTGACAAGCAAGATGAGGAGGATGGTTTCAATGGATTAGATGAAGGCTCTCGAACTGAGATAGCACAAGTTGTCAGAGAGATCTATCAAAGAACACAGAATCAGAGATTCTTGGTGATCCTGCACAATGGAAGCAGTGAGGAGATTGATATATTCGACTTCGGTCTTTCTTTAGATCGATATTCTAGTAGCAAGATGTTGTGGACTTTCCAAGGGAGGTTTCGGCTTGATCCCAAGATGATAGACAGTGTGAAGAAGAGCACAACAACAGGTGTTCTTCTTTCAGCTTCAGGAGATAGGCAAGATCCACGGGAGCTTTGGTCATATCTAGTGAGCCACGAGGCTGCACAAGTTTCCAGCAATAAGTATGGCCATGTCATCATCGATCCAGCTATTGCTGCTCAGTGCGTCTTGTATATGTTGAAGCAATCTTGGATTGGCTCTCGCATCATTGACTATGACAGGGCTATCCACACCAGTAACTATTGGATATGCGCTGGCATCATTGCACTGACAGACATTGACAGAGCATGGAGAGTTGGTGCTGTTTTGCAGCATGAGATGCCATTCTTGAACATTGACACCCGTCTCAAGAATGATGAATCAGCAGGAATGGCTTCCTATCACCTGGCAAAGTCTGCTGAGCACATGCCGTACTGGATATCGACAACAACTTCAACTTCCAGATTTGTAGTGAGCCCCTCCGGTGTAATTCCTGAGAATATGTTTTCGCACTCGCACATGCTCGGCGTGCTCAAGCTCTCAAGGTGTGCCTTCAGTTTCTCATCGCCTCCATTCCTCTGTTGCCACAGCCTGAGATTCCTGTGGCTTGAACATTGCCGGGACCTCGTAACAGGGAGAAGTACAACAGATCATCACCATACAGAGGCAAACAAGGAGTTGGGCAACAGGACCACGACATCGTGGGAATGCTTCCAGAGCTTGTGGGTGCTTGACCTGCGCTACACAGGTTGGGATCAGATCTGGTCCACAAGGGTGATGGATCTAATGACCCAGCTTAGGGAGCTAAACGTGATGGGAGCTGAAAACTGGGACATGAGCCATTTGCGAGGATGGCTGCGTAACATTCGCAAGTTCCGGGTAACAAAGTCCACGTGCTTCTTCAGTGACAACATGCTCTCGGAGATGGAAAATATGGAGCTTCTTGATTTTTCGGGAAACATCATCAGACAAGGCATGGCAAGCAACAGTACCTTCAAGACC GGCTATAAGGAATTGAAGAACTTGTACATGAAAAGAATTTCGAGGGGTCTCGAGGAGCTGGACCTGTCGGGTACAAGTGTGAAAACTCTTGACCTCAGAGGAGTGGAAGCCAAATCACTCCCTAAGCGGATTATCCTGCTAGGCTGCGAGAAGCTCGGCACAATT GGGAGGCACCACTTGCAGTTCCACATGCTGATCGATCCCTCCAACAGTATAAAGAAGAAAC CTACTGTTGGTGGTAGCTACGCCCAAGGAATGAATGGCAACAAACTAGTGCAGGCCCAACCAAAAACAAGTACCATCGTGAGCTCTGAGTACGTCTTGAAGACTGGCCCAGTTGAAGTGATGATTATATGGGAGTGCCCCAAGATAGTTACAAAGTGGAACCGACCGACATGTATCATAAAGGTGATCATGCACAGGCAGGGCAACAAACTTTTGGAGAATGCTTTAAGTGCTAGTACTAGCGCTTTATCATTGCCTGACATTATATATCAGACTGCTACATCGCTGCACGTGTATGATAACTCGTCCATCACCAGTATATCTGCACCTCCCCAAGGACCAGGATGGTATGATCTAGGATGGTGCCCGGTTGAGAGGTGCCCCAAGTTGCGCACAGTCTTCGCCGTTCCCCAGCGCGGTGCTGTGAATCGGTTTGGTTATCCGCACACATTCTGGGCATCCCAGCTCCTTTCTGCACGCCACATCTATAGCATGCCAATAGAAGGTTATTGTGAATACGTGGATTTCTTGCACCTGGACTACTGCCCCAGGCTCGTACATGTGCTCTCGGTGTCCATACGTCCAGGTGGCTTGATGACCCATTTGATTACTCTAGAGATATTGTGGTGCGGAGATCTTAGGGAGGTGTTCCCTTTGAGCCTTGAGCTTCAAGAGCAGGATAATATTCTAGAATGTCCCATGCTGAGGCGCATCCACCTGCACGAGCTCCCCATGCTGCATTACATCTGTGGTCGTAGGATATTTGCGCCTAAACTCAAGATCATCAAGATCAGGGGCTGCTGGAGCCTCGAGCGTCTGCCTGCTATCGGACGCAACACCAAGCCGCCCATGGTGGATTGCGAGAAGGAATGGTGGGACAACCTAGAGTGGGACGGGTTGGAGAAGTACCATCACCCTTCCCTCTACAAGCCGAGCCACTCGGTGTACTACAAACCCCAGCTGCCCAGAGGCACCATACTCAAGTGA